The following DNA comes from Mycobacteroides immunogenum.
GCGGCCGCGACCCCGGCCTACATGGTGTATGCGGTGCAAGAGGATCCGCCGGCCGCGCGCTTCGGCCCCACGCTGAATGAGGGCAGCGGAGCGAAGGCCCCGGCGGCCGGCATCTCCGCCGCCGCTGCTGCCGCCGCGTCGGCCCGCTCCCGCGCGCGCCGCAAGCGCGCGGCCCGGATCAAGGATCCGGCTCCGCAGTTCATGGACATGAATTCGACGGTAGAACCGGACTTTTCGGTGCCGTCGACGCGGCAAGGCGCGGGCGTCGGGGCTTCGGGCCGCGGGGCTGGGCAGCTCGGCTTCACCGGCACCGTACCCAGGACCACCTCGACGACAAGCGCGGCGGGTTTGATCGAACGTGAGGCCGCCTCGGAGATGGACGGCACTCGCACCATCCCCATGCTGCCCACCACCTGGAGTGCCGATTCCGAACAGCACCCGGACGGGCCCACCGGAACTTGATCGCCACTAACCATCTGAATTATCTACAACACAACATGATTGAGGAGATGCTATGAGTTTGCTCGATGCACACATTCCGGCCCTGGTGGCTTCGGAGGGCACGTTCGGTGCCAAGACCGCGTTGATGCGTTCGACGATTTCGCAGGCGGAGTCGGCGGCGTTGTCGGCCCAGGCGTTCCACGTCGGTGAGTCCTCGGTGGCCTTCCAGGCCGCCCATGCCCGGTTCGTGGAAGTTGCCGCCAAGGTCAACGCGCTGCTCGATATCGCACAGATCAACCTCGGAGATGCCGCGGCCACCTACGTGGCCGAGGATGTCGCCGCCGCCAGCCGCTACGGCGTCTAGAAACCAACTTAGGGAGATACACGCATGTCGCAGATCACCTTCAACTACCCCGCGATGCTGGCCCACGCCGGTGAGATGAACACCTATGCCGGTGTGCTGACCGCCCTGGGCGCGGACCTGGCCGCCCAGCAGGCTTCCCTGCAGGCCGTCTGGCACGGTGATACCTCCATGAGCCAGGCCGCCTGGCAGGCCCAATGGAACACCGCCATGGAAGAACTCATCCGCTCCTACCGCGCCATGGGCTCCACCCACGAAACCAACACCCTGTCCATGAACGCCCGCGACATGGCCGAAGGAGCCAAGTGGGGCGCATAGCCACCGACTGACGATTACGCACACAAGGGCCGGAGACTCCAAAAGGTCTCCGGCCCTTGTGTGCGGGCTACGTTCAGGCGGTCGGGGCTCCGGCGACGCGACGATTGCCGCCGTTGCGCACCTGCCATAACCGGTAGACGTCGACCGCGTCATCGCGGGATTCGTGGCGCATGGGCAGCCGCCGCTGATCCCAGGGTTTGGCGAACTCGTCGTAGAAGGTGTTGAGCTCGAAGTACTTTCGATCATCAACGTAGTGCGGCTGGTAGGCATCGCGGGTAGTCAGGAAGACGACTTCATCGGGCGAGCAGTAGTAGAGCGCGCCGAGACACATGGGGCACGGCAGGGCCAGGATGTAAATGGTGCTGCCGGCCAGATGTTCGGTGCCCAGCGTGGTGCACGCGTCGCGGATGGCCAGGATCTCCGCGTGGGCGGTGGGATCGCTGGTCTGGGCGACCTTGTTCGGGCTTTCGGCGAGAATTGCGCCGTCCTTCACGATGACGGTGGCGAAGGGCCGGCCGCCCTCTTCGACGTTGCGGCGCGCCAGATCAATGGTGCGTTGTGCGAAATCCATGAGAATTCCTTATGTGGGACAGAATGATTGGGTGTGATCAGAACGGCACAGTCGGTAGGTATTTGCCGTCCAGGGTGATCACCGCGCGGTGGCCTCCGTCCGGGTCGGGTACTTTCTGTACGTCCAGTTTGAAGTTGATGGCGCTGATGATGCCGTCGCCGAACTGCTCGTGGATGAGCGCCTTCAAGGTGGTGCCGTACACCTGGATCATCTCGTAGAACCGGTAGATCGTTGGATCTGTCGGCACACCACCGGGAATCGAGCCGCGGGTCGGGATCGTCTGCAGCAGCGACGATGCGTCGTCGCCGAGACCGAGAAGACCGGCTACGGCATCGGCGGCCTGCTTCGGCAGGGGATGCTGGCCGAGAACGGCCGCGGTGACGAAGGCGGGTGAATAGCCGGCAGCATCAGCGATCTGCTGCCAGCTGAGGTCCTTGGCGACTTTGGCCTCGACGGCGGCGATGGCCAATTCCTCGCGACCGGTGGGATCCAATTGCGCGTGCACCATGGTGCTCATTCCTCTCGAAGGCGGGATGTCGGCGGGCAGTCGTCCGGGTGGATACGGCTGCCGCCCGCAACTCCAGAATGAATCACCTGCTGCTATAGCGTCCAATACCTGCTTGCAATAGCTTCGATTGGTGCAACGAATAGTTATGGGCTCAGTAGCCGTGGGCGGCTTCGCGGACAACGTCCGCGAACGCGCGCGCCGCAGCCGAGTGATAGGCGGTATCGCGGCGAAGTAACTCCACCGTCCGGGTGGGCAGCGGAGGTGACAGCGACACCAGGTGCAGATCGGGGTGTTCGTGCGCGATCGCGTCGGGTAGCACGGTGGCCAGGGCGCCACGTCTGACGAATTCCAGGAGTGCGCTGATCGAGTTGGCTTCGACGGCGATGTAGGGCGCCACTTCGAGCCCGGTGAAATAGGCGTCGATGTCCTGTCGCGTCGCGAAGTCCGTGCTGAGCAGGCCCAGCGCTTCACGCGAGAGCTGGCGCACGGGCAGCGATCCGCGCCGCGCCGCCAGTCGATGATTCGAGCCGACCACCAGCCGCAGGGTTTCCGTGAACAGCGCCTGGTGCTCGATACCCGAGGGGTGTGCGCCCGAGAAGGCGATGCCGAGGTCGAGACGATCGGCGAGTAGATCGGATTCGATGCGTTCCTGGGTTGTCTCCCGCACCGAGAGGGTGATGCCCGGATGCGCGGCGCGAAAGCGATGTACCAGTGGGCCAATGAAATACGTGGTGAAGGTGGGGGTCATGGCGATGCGCAGATGTCCGCGGGACAGGTCCTGGACATCGTGGACCGCCCGCTCGCCGGCATCCAGATCGCGCAGAGCCAGACGCGCGTGATGTGCGTAGGCCTCGCCGGCGTCGGTCAGCCGAATGGAGCGGCCCGAGCGGTCGAGCAGGATGACGCCGAGCGCGCGCTCTAGCTGTTTGATCTGCTGGGAGAGCGTTGGCTGGGAGATATGTAGTGACTCGGCCGCACGGGTGAAGTTCGCGTGATCTGCCACCGCCAGCAGGTACCGGATGTGGCGCAGCTCCATCGCCGTCACTATAGAGCGTCATAGGTGAGATCAATCGCGATCATCGAAAGCATGTCTTGGACACTATGGACGTCACTGGGCATCGTGGAGTGACCGGACCGCCCGGAAGACAAGCACCCGAATCGAGATGACGACGATGAGTTACCCCGACCGCTTGGTCGACGCCCTGTTAGCCGACGGCCGTCGGGTTGACCTGGCCCTGCGCGACGGGCGTATCACCGCGATCGACGATCATCGTCCGCACGTCGGTCCGCTGTCCGCCAGTGTGATCGATTGTCAGGGAGCATTGGTGCTACCCGCATTTGTCGATGGGCACTGCCATCTCGATAAGACCTTTCTGGGTGCGCCGTGGCAGCCGCATCGCACGGCAGGGACGCTGCGTGAACGGATCGCCAACGAGAAGTCGCTGCGCGCACAGATCGGGGTGCCGGTCACCGAGCGGGCCACGGCATTGGCGAACCGGATGGTGGAGCTCGGTACCGGTCACATCCGGTCGCACGTGGACATCGACCCGGAGAACGGCCTGGCCGGCTTGTATGCGCTGTTGGAAGTTCGTGCGGCGCTGCGGGACCGGATCTCAATCCAACTGGTGGCCTTTCCGCAGAGCGGAGTGGTGACCGCCCCCGGGGTCGCGGACCTGCTCGACGCCGCGCTCGCAGAAGGTGCCGACCTGATCGGCGGGCTGGACCCGGCCGGATTTGACGGGGATGTCGACGGCCAGCTGGATGTCGTTTTCGGGCTCGCGGATCGGCATGGCGCCGGTGTGGATATTCACCTGCATGACCCCGGCACGGAAGGTACGGAGCAACTGCGTGCCATCGCCGACCGGACCCGCACGCTGGGCCTGGGTGGCGCGGTGACCGTGAGTCACGCCTACGCGCTGGGCCAGGTGGATGCCGACGAGTTGGACAGGACCGCGTCCGCGCTCGCTGCTGCGGGGGTGGCCATCATGACCAACGGCCCCGCGGGCACCATGCCGCCGGTGCTGCGTTTGCGCCAACACGGTGTGCGGGTGTTCGCGGGTTCGGACAACATTCAGGACGCGTGGTGGCCATACGGCACCGGCGACATGCTGGAGCGGGCCACCATCATCGGGCTTGAGGGCGGACTGATGACGGACGAGGAACTCAACCAGATCGGGTCATTGATCACCGACTCGGCGGCGGCCGCGCTGGGGATAGCCGACTACGGAGTTCATTCAGGGGGCAGAGCGGACCTGGTGGTGGTTGCCGCGCGCAGCATGCCTGAAGCGGTCGCCGCGCACCCCGAACGGCGGTGGGTACTGCACGGTGGTCGCGTGGTCGGCGGGTCGTGCTGGTATGCCGGTTCGATCAGCGAGCGGCGTTGATCGCCTTGAGGATGCGCTGCTCGCTGACCGCGCGTGCGGTCCCGAGTTGCTGAGCCCACAGGCTCACCCGTAATTCTTCGATGAACCACGCGATATCCCGGATGGCGGGGTCGTCGGACCGCCCGGCGGGCAGATCGCGCAGGAGATCGTCATAGGCGTCCTCGACGGCATGGACACGGTGCATCCGTTCGCGGTCCGCCTCCACTCCCTGTGGCAGGCGTTCCAGCCGTTTACCGATGCCGCCGACGTAGCGTGCGAGGTCGGCCAGCCGCGTCGCCCCGGTCGCCGCGACGAAGCCGGCCTCCAGCAGCCGGTCGAGCTGATCGCGCATATCGGAAAGCGCGTCGTGTTGCGCCGCAGGTGCCTTCGAGGGCAGCGCCACCTGAACCTCGCTCCAGGCCGTCACCACCTTTTCGGCGCGGCGCATGATGTCGAGGGTGGTGGCCGCCAGACTCTGAGCGGTCCGATCACGTAGCGCCGTGAACTCCGTGCGGGACCACACGGGCGTGGGTGCCAGCAGATCGACGGCAGCATCGGCGCAGTCATCCAGCAGCGCGGGCAGCGAGCCATCAGGATTCGACGAGAGCAGCAGACGCGCGCGCGGGTCGAGGCCCCGTTCCACCGTTTTCATGGGAGAGGGAATCGACAAGCGCAGCAGGCGCCGGGTGCCGGCCGTCATGGCTGCCCGTTGCTCGGCCTCGGTGGCGAATACGTGGATGTCCACCGAGGTGACCGCGTCCACCAGCGCGGGGTATCCGCGTACGGTGTGGCCGCCGCTGAGTTCTTCGACGGTGCGCGGCAATTCGGGGAGATCCTCGGGCCACGCGCGTAAACCGCTGCGCTCCCACTCCCCTGCCACCGCGGCGGCCACGGCCTGACGGGTGGAACCGGCAAGCCGCTGCTGCAGCACGTCCAAATTCTTGTCGCGCGCCACTTCGGTGCCGTCGGCGGATTCGACGACAAAGGTCATGCGCAGATGCGGGGGAATTTTGTCCAGGTCGAAAGCATCGGTGGGTACGCGAATGCCACTGAGCCGGTGTAGTTCCCGCCCTAGCGCGTAGACCAGCGGCTCGGCCTCGGGCTCAAGGTTCGCGAGTACTGCGCGGGCGGTGTCGGGGGCGGGAACGAAGTTGCGGCGCAGGTCCTTTGGAAGGGACCGAATGAGCGCGGTGACCAACTCCTCACGCAAAGCCGGTACATGCCAGGCGAACTCGTCACCACCGAGGCGTGCCAGTACTTCCACCGGGATGTGTACCGATACCCCGTCGTCGGCCGCGCCGGGTTCGAAGCGATAGGTCACAGGTAGTGCGACATCCCCCGCGCGCCAGGTATCGGGCATGTCGGCACCCGCATCCGAGGTACGCAGCAGGTCGTCGCGGGTGAACGTCAGCAGCTCCGGCGTCTGATGCCGCTGTTTGCGCCACCACGCATCGAAATGTCGTGCCGACACCGCCTCTTCCGGTATCCGCGCCGCGTAGAGGGCGTAGATCTCGTCGTCACCCACCAGCAGATCGCGCCGGCGCGCTTTGTCCTCAAGCTCGGAGAGCTCCTGCAGCAGCCGTGCGTTGTCACGCAGAAAGTGATGCTTGCTCTGCCAGTCGCCCTCTACGAGGGCATGCCGGATGAACAGTTCGCGGGCCAGCTCGGGGTCGACTTGTGCGTAGCCGACCCGGCGACGCGGCACCAGCGGTAGACCGTAGAGGGTGACCCGTTCGAAGGCCATCACGGCTCCGCGCTCGGCGTCCCAGTGCGGCTCGCTGTAGGTGCGTTGCACCAGATCGCCGGCGATCCGCTCCACTGACTGCGGCTCGACTCGGGCGGCGATCCGGCCGAATAGCCGGCTGGTCTCCACCAGGTCGGCCACCACCACCCAGCGCGGCGGCTTCTTGGTCAGTACCGAACCGGGCGCGAGCACGAATTTGGTATTGCGCGCCCCGGAGTAGTCACGGGTATCGCCCTCGCGCAGTCCAATGTGTGAGAGCAGACCGGCGACGAGTGCGGCATGGACCGCGCCCGGGTCCGCGCTGTCTCCCGACTCCCGGATGCCGAGATCGCGTGCGATGCTGCGCAATTGACCCACCAGATCCTGCCATTCGCGGATGCGCAGGTAGTGTAGGAACTCGTCGCGGCACATGCGCCGAAACGCGCTGCCCGACAGCTGACTTCGCTGATCCTGGAGATATCGCCAGAGGTTCAGATAGGCGGTGAAATCGGAGTGGTCGTCGGCGAATCGGGCATGTTTTTGCCGGGCTGCTTCCTCCCGGTCTGCCGGGCGCTCCCGCGGATCGGGAATCGACAGGGCCGCCGCGAGCACCAGAATCTCCCCGACACAGCCCTCGGCGTCGGCCTGCAGGATCATCCGGCCTATTCGGGGGTCAAGGGGCAACCGCGCCAGTCGGCGCCCGAGGTCGGTAATGGTGCCGTCGGTGCTGAAGGCGCCGAGTTCCTGCAGCAGCTGCACACCATCGCGGATGCTGCGCTTGTCGGGCGGATCCAAGAACGGGAAGTTCTCGATATCGCCGAGCTGCAGTGCCGCCATTTGCAGGATCACGGCGGCCAGGTTGGTGCGCAGAATCTCCGGATCGGT
Coding sequences within:
- a CDS encoding WXG100 family type VII secretion target, whose product is MSQITFNYPAMLAHAGEMNTYAGVLTALGADLAAQQASLQAVWHGDTSMSQAAWQAQWNTAMEELIRSYRAMGSTHETNTLSMNARDMAEGAKWGA
- a CDS encoding nucleoside deaminase — encoded protein: MDFAQRTIDLARRNVEEGGRPFATVIVKDGAILAESPNKVAQTSDPTAHAEILAIRDACTTLGTEHLAGSTIYILALPCPMCLGALYYCSPDEVVFLTTRDAYQPHYVDDRKYFELNTFYDEFAKPWDQRRLPMRHESRDDAVDVYRLWQVRNGGNRRVAGAPTA
- the cynS gene encoding cyanase — protein: MVHAQLDPTGREELAIAAVEAKVAKDLSWQQIADAAGYSPAFVTAAVLGQHPLPKQAADAVAGLLGLGDDASSLLQTIPTRGSIPGGVPTDPTIYRFYEMIQVYGTTLKALIHEQFGDGIISAINFKLDVQKVPDPDGGHRAVITLDGKYLPTVPF
- the cynR gene encoding transcriptional regulator CynR — its product is MELRHIRYLLAVADHANFTRAAESLHISQPTLSQQIKQLERALGVILLDRSGRSIRLTDAGEAYAHHARLALRDLDAGERAVHDVQDLSRGHLRIAMTPTFTTYFIGPLVHRFRAAHPGITLSVRETTQERIESDLLADRLDLGIAFSGAHPSGIEHQALFTETLRLVVGSNHRLAARRGSLPVRQLSREALGLLSTDFATRQDIDAYFTGLEVAPYIAVEANSISALLEFVRRGALATVLPDAIAHEHPDLHLVSLSPPLPTRTVELLRRDTAYHSAAARAFADVVREAAHGY
- a CDS encoding amidohydrolase family protein; translation: MSYPDRLVDALLADGRRVDLALRDGRITAIDDHRPHVGPLSASVIDCQGALVLPAFVDGHCHLDKTFLGAPWQPHRTAGTLRERIANEKSLRAQIGVPVTERATALANRMVELGTGHIRSHVDIDPENGLAGLYALLEVRAALRDRISIQLVAFPQSGVVTAPGVADLLDAALAEGADLIGGLDPAGFDGDVDGQLDVVFGLADRHGAGVDIHLHDPGTEGTEQLRAIADRTRTLGLGGAVTVSHAYALGQVDADELDRTASALAAAGVAIMTNGPAGTMPPVLRLRQHGVRVFAGSDNIQDAWWPYGTGDMLERATIIGLEGGLMTDEELNQIGSLITDSAAAALGIADYGVHSGGRADLVVVAARSMPEAVAAHPERRWVLHGGRVVGGSCWYAGSISERR
- the hrpA gene encoding ATP-dependent RNA helicase HrpA; translated protein: MSELSRAELRARLDGLTIRDAARLGRRLKNQRDTNPDALAKLAEQLTVAEALVATRTAAVPAITYPDLPVSEHREELARAISAHQVVVVAGATGSGKTTQLPKICLDLGRGIRGTIGHTQPRRLAARTVAERIAEELGTPLGETVGYTVRFTDQASDRTLVKLMTDGILLAEIQRDRRLLRYDTLILDEAHERSLNIDFLLGYLRELLPRRPDLKVIVTSATIEPQRFSAHFGDAPIVEVSGRTYPVEIRYRPLEVPVPGGAGTNTAEEPDDPDHEIVRTELRDQTEAIADAVRELESEPPGDVLVFLSGEREIRDTAETLRGAFRNTEVLPLYARLPTAEQHKVFAPHTGRRVVLATNVAETSLTVPGIRYVIDPGTARISRYSRRTKVQRLPIEPISQASAAQRSGRSGRTAPGICIRLYSEQDFEARPRYTDPEILRTNLAAVILQMAALQLGDIENFPFLDPPDKRSIRDGVQLLQELGAFSTDGTITDLGRRLARLPLDPRIGRMILQADAEGCVGEILVLAAALSIPDPRERPADREEAARQKHARFADDHSDFTAYLNLWRYLQDQRSQLSGSAFRRMCRDEFLHYLRIREWQDLVGQLRSIARDLGIRESGDSADPGAVHAALVAGLLSHIGLREGDTRDYSGARNTKFVLAPGSVLTKKPPRWVVVADLVETSRLFGRIAARVEPQSVERIAGDLVQRTYSEPHWDAERGAVMAFERVTLYGLPLVPRRRVGYAQVDPELARELFIRHALVEGDWQSKHHFLRDNARLLQELSELEDKARRRDLLVGDDEIYALYAARIPEEAVSARHFDAWWRKQRHQTPELLTFTRDDLLRTSDAGADMPDTWRAGDVALPVTYRFEPGAADDGVSVHIPVEVLARLGGDEFAWHVPALREELVTALIRSLPKDLRRNFVPAPDTARAVLANLEPEAEPLVYALGRELHRLSGIRVPTDAFDLDKIPPHLRMTFVVESADGTEVARDKNLDVLQQRLAGSTRQAVAAAVAGEWERSGLRAWPEDLPELPRTVEELSGGHTVRGYPALVDAVTSVDIHVFATEAEQRAAMTAGTRRLLRLSIPSPMKTVERGLDPRARLLLSSNPDGSLPALLDDCADAAVDLLAPTPVWSRTEFTALRDRTAQSLAATTLDIMRRAEKVVTAWSEVQVALPSKAPAAQHDALSDMRDQLDRLLEAGFVAATGATRLADLARYVGGIGKRLERLPQGVEADRERMHRVHAVEDAYDDLLRDLPAGRSDDPAIRDIAWFIEELRVSLWAQQLGTARAVSEQRILKAINAAR